A single window of Rana temporaria chromosome 1, aRanTem1.1, whole genome shotgun sequence DNA harbors:
- the SPCS3 gene encoding signal peptidase complex subunit 3, whose product MNTVLSRANSLFAFSLSVMAALTFGCFITTAFKDRVVPVNIHVSRVTLENVEDFTGPRERSDLGFIIFDINADLQPIFDWNVKQLFIYLSAEYATKSNALNQVVLWDKIILRGDNPKLSLKEMKSKYFFFDDGNGLKGNRNITLTLSWNVVPNAGILPLVTGSGHISVPFPDTYKTTMNY is encoded by the exons ATGAACACCGTTCTGTCCCGGGCCAATTCCCTTTTCGCCTTCTCCCTCAGTGTGATGGCCGCACTCACTTTCGGCTGCTTCATCACTACCGCATTCAAAGACCGAGTGGTGCCTGTGAACATCCATGTGTCCCGGGTCACGCT agagaatGTGGAAGACTTCACCGGCCCAAGAGAAAGGAGTGACCTCGGATTCATCATATTTGATATAAATGCAG ATTTGCAGCCAATATTTGACTGGAATGTCAAGCAGCTGTTTATATATCTGTCTGCAGAATATGCCACTAAAAGTAAT GCTTTAAACCAGGTTGTGCTATGGGACAAAATCATCCTCCGGGGTGATAACCCAAAATTGTCTTTAAAGGAGATGAAATCAAAGTATTTTTTCTTCGATGATGGAAACGGTCTGAA GGGAAATCGGAATATAACACTGACCCTCTCCTGGAATGTTGTCCCAAATGCCGGAATCCTTCCTTTGGTCACTGGATCAGGCCATATTTCTGTTCCATTTCCTGATACCTATAAAACCACAATGAACTATTAA